A window of the Spirochaetae bacterium HGW-Spirochaetae-1 genome harbors these coding sequences:
- a CDS encoding Na/Pi cotransporter, which yields MLLTATILGGLGLFLYGMKVMSESLQNATGEGLKNVLWKVTNNRVKGVLTGFGITSIIQSSSATTVMLVSFVSAGLINLEQSIGIILGANIGTTVTGWIVAIIGFKFKITTLALPSIAIGFFLRFMNKEKVTYWGEVLLGFGMLFLGLSFMSDSVKDLRGSESIMNFMATYRADDLFSTFMAIMVGSVITMIVQSSSATMAMTMTLAVNGIIDFPTSCALILGENIGTTITAYIASIGSSISAKRAARVHMLFNVLGVTWMIFLFKPVVIPFIDWIVPGDPFSIDQLVRERVIADHMAAFHTTFNVANTLLFLPFTGFLAAIATKLVPAKKGKPEEEEFHLKFISTSLLSTPAMNLNQARLETKRMMDIVTQMFKMVMDIFDNPTTKLGQNVEKIETLENHTDLLEKEISTFLVRISQGTISQEQSHEISCMLQRVNELERIGDHCVSLLRLLRRKYENKIEFTESATRQVHEISGKVADFLNLIGHNFNSSANIMTKADVIENRINELRREMRQDHVQRLSENLCDVDSGLIFIDMLTSFEKIGDHSYNIAEGISGLRYF from the coding sequence ATGCTTTTAACCGCAACCATATTGGGTGGACTTGGGCTTTTTCTTTACGGAATGAAAGTAATGAGCGAATCCCTCCAGAACGCCACTGGCGAGGGGTTAAAAAACGTATTATGGAAAGTCACCAACAACCGTGTTAAAGGCGTCCTCACCGGTTTTGGTATCACCTCCATTATTCAGTCTTCGAGCGCCACAACGGTCATGCTGGTAAGCTTTGTAAGCGCCGGCCTCATCAACCTGGAACAGTCCATCGGCATCATCCTGGGAGCAAATATAGGCACCACGGTAACGGGATGGATCGTGGCCATCATCGGGTTTAAATTCAAGATAACCACCCTTGCCCTGCCCTCTATAGCCATTGGTTTTTTCCTTCGATTCATGAACAAGGAAAAAGTAACCTATTGGGGAGAAGTCCTCCTGGGCTTCGGGATGCTCTTCCTGGGCCTTTCCTTCATGAGTGATTCAGTTAAGGACCTTCGGGGTTCCGAATCGATCATGAACTTCATGGCCACGTATAGAGCCGATGATCTTTTCAGTACCTTCATGGCTATAATGGTAGGTTCAGTCATCACCATGATAGTACAGTCATCGAGTGCCACCATGGCCATGACCATGACCCTGGCCGTAAACGGTATAATCGATTTCCCTACATCATGTGCCCTTATCCTTGGTGAAAACATCGGCACCACCATTACTGCATATATTGCCTCCATAGGTTCATCGATCTCGGCAAAAAGGGCGGCCCGCGTACACATGCTCTTCAATGTATTAGGCGTCACGTGGATGATCTTTCTTTTCAAACCGGTTGTCATTCCCTTCATCGACTGGATTGTTCCAGGCGATCCCTTTTCCATTGACCAGCTTGTCCGGGAGCGGGTCATCGCCGACCACATGGCGGCTTTTCACACCACCTTCAACGTAGCGAACACCCTTCTTTTTCTGCCCTTCACGGGATTTCTTGCCGCCATAGCAACTAAACTGGTACCGGCAAAAAAAGGAAAACCCGAAGAGGAGGAATTCCACCTGAAATTCATTTCCACTTCGCTACTTTCTACTCCCGCCATGAACCTGAACCAGGCCCGTCTTGAAACGAAACGCATGATGGATATCGTCACCCAGATGTTCAAGATGGTCATGGATATATTCGACAATCCCACGACAAAACTGGGCCAAAACGTTGAGAAGATAGAAACCCTGGAAAACCACACCGACCTTTTAGAAAAGGAAATATCAACCTTCCTGGTGAGAATTTCCCAGGGCACCATCTCCCAGGAACAGAGCCATGAAATAAGCTGCATGCTCCAGCGAGTGAACGAGCTGGAACGTATCGGCGACCACTGCGTGTCCCTGCTGAGACTTCTGCGAAGAAAATATGAAAATAAAATCGAATTCACCGAATCGGCCACGCGCCAGGTACACGAGATATCAGGGAAGGTTGCGGACTTCCTGAACCTCATTGGTCACAATTTCAATTCGTCGGCCAACATTATGACCAAGGCCGATGTCATCGAGAACAGGATCAATGAACTGCGACGGGAAATGCGCCAGGACCATGTACAGCGTCTCAGCGAAAATCTCTGCGATGTGGATTCAGGGCTCATCTTCATCGATATGCTCACCAGCTTTGAGAAGATAGGAGACCATTCCTACAACATCGCCGAGGGTATATCGGGCCTGCGGTATTTTTAG
- a CDS encoding 2-iminoacetate synthase ThiH, with amino-acid sequence MFTEIFDRYAPDQVRERIYNAGTADMKNILEREHLHDEDIFTLLSPAADSFLEEMAGLASHITRMRFGNVIQLYTPLYISNECVNSCLYCGFNKNNTIRRVTLTMDQIEHEADIIYKRGFRHVLLLTGEHKGRVPVSMLAEVAKRIHSRFASVSIEVYPMETDEYAQMAASGIDGLTLYQETYDKAVYSHVHPAGKKRDFYFRLEGPDRGGLAGLRKIGIGALLGLSDWRIEGFYTALHALYLTRTYWKTQIQVSFPRLREAPGGFNPFTQVRDRDLVHLICAFRMLLPDAGLVLSTREPANLRDNLFPLGITMMSAGSSTEPGGYSGLDVADYQFHVEDGRSPEEMARVIQSRGFEPVWKDWDRDLLGR; translated from the coding sequence ATGTTCACGGAAATATTCGACAGGTACGCTCCGGACCAGGTGAGAGAAAGGATATACAATGCCGGCACAGCCGACATGAAGAATATCCTGGAACGGGAGCATCTTCACGACGAGGATATCTTTACGCTCCTTTCGCCCGCTGCCGATTCCTTTCTCGAGGAAATGGCCGGGCTCGCATCGCACATCACCAGAATGCGTTTCGGCAATGTTATCCAGCTCTATACGCCGTTGTACATCTCCAACGAATGCGTCAATTCATGCCTGTACTGCGGATTCAATAAAAACAACACCATCCGCAGGGTTACTCTCACGATGGACCAGATAGAGCATGAGGCCGATATCATCTATAAAAGAGGCTTCAGGCATGTACTGCTCCTCACGGGGGAACATAAAGGGCGGGTACCCGTATCCATGCTGGCCGAAGTGGCGAAAAGAATCCATTCCCGGTTTGCCTCCGTGTCCATTGAGGTCTATCCCATGGAAACCGATGAATACGCACAAATGGCGGCCTCGGGCATTGACGGTCTCACACTGTACCAGGAAACCTATGATAAGGCCGTTTACAGCCATGTTCATCCCGCCGGCAAAAAACGGGATTTTTATTTCCGCCTCGAGGGTCCGGACCGGGGAGGCCTGGCGGGCCTGCGGAAAATCGGCATCGGCGCTCTGCTGGGCCTGTCGGACTGGAGGATCGAGGGATTTTACACGGCATTGCATGCCCTGTACCTGACCAGAACCTACTGGAAAACGCAGATCCAGGTTTCATTCCCGCGTCTCCGCGAAGCGCCGGGAGGGTTCAACCCCTTCACTCAGGTCCGGGACCGCGACCTGGTGCATCTCATATGCGCCTTCAGAATGCTCCTTCCCGATGCAGGCCTGGTCCTGTCCACACGTGAACCGGCGAACCTGCGAGACAACCTGTTCCCACTGGGAATAACCATGATGAGTGCCGGCTCCTCCACGGAGCCAGGCGGTTATTCAGGACTCGATGTGGCCGATTACCAGTTCCATGTCGAAGACGGGCGCTCCCCGGAAGAGATGGCCCGGGTCATCCAGTCACGGGGTTTTGAACCGGTATGGAAAGACTGGGACCGCGACCTCCTGGGCCGCTGA
- a CDS encoding thiazole synthase, with product MHNNNATDELIIAGKKFNSRLFIGTGKFSSHAIMKQAIEASGSEMVTVALRRVDLDNPDDDMLKTVMSAESIQLLPNTSGARDAEEAIRLARLARSMGYGNWLKLEVTPDPRYLLPDPIETLKAAEVLVKEGFIVLPYINADPILAKHLEEAGTATVMPLGAPIGSNKGLRTEDNVRIIIEMSKIPVVVDAGLGSPSHAALAMEMGAHAVLVNTAIAVAGDPVLMARAFKKGVEAGREAFLARTAAARDTAEASSPLTGFLR from the coding sequence ATGCACAATAATAACGCCACTGATGAATTGATTATAGCAGGGAAAAAATTCAACTCCAGGCTCTTTATCGGCACCGGTAAATTTTCCTCCCACGCAATAATGAAACAGGCCATTGAGGCTTCCGGTTCAGAAATGGTCACCGTTGCCCTCCGGCGTGTCGACCTGGACAATCCCGATGATGACATGCTGAAGACCGTCATGTCCGCTGAATCCATTCAGTTACTCCCAAATACATCGGGCGCCCGTGACGCTGAAGAGGCCATACGCCTTGCCAGGCTCGCACGATCCATGGGCTACGGCAACTGGCTTAAACTGGAAGTAACGCCCGATCCCCGGTATCTGCTCCCTGACCCCATTGAAACACTGAAAGCAGCCGAGGTCCTGGTTAAAGAAGGATTCATCGTTCTCCCGTATATCAATGCCGATCCCATCCTGGCCAAACACCTGGAAGAAGCGGGAACTGCCACGGTGATGCCCCTGGGGGCACCCATCGGGTCCAACAAGGGTCTCAGAACAGAGGATAATGTGCGGATAATAATTGAAATGTCTAAAATCCCCGTAGTGGTGGACGCCGGTCTGGGCTCACCCTCCCATGCCGCACTGGCCATGGAAATGGGGGCCCATGCCGTCCTGGTCAACACGGCCATTGCCGTGGCCGGTGATCCGGTCCTTATGGCACGGGCTTTCAAAAAAGGCGTCGAGGCCGGACGGGAGGCCTTCCTGGCCCGTACTGCCGCGGCCAGAGACACGGCCGAGGCATCAAGTCCCCTCACAGGGTTTCTCCGGTAG
- the sppA gene encoding signal peptide peptidase SppA encodes MDRNRKILISILALLVLSSVIAIVDISLRIQKTQDTQFALATPKFGPGIGLVRIEGPIEMSSGTSALGLKSGAEAIIQRLDDLEKNSSIKAVVIRINSPGGTVAASQEIYQKIWRLRKKNIPLVVSMADVAASGGYYVASACNYIMANYGTITGSIGVIAYSPNLKRLFEKLGIQMNVIKSGRFKDILSTHRDLAPEERIMIQEMIDASYRKFLKDIALGRNINISDIEPIADGRVMNGEAALKYKLIDGLGDFEDAVNKARELAGLSEDAPVYDDITHPFQQLLMNMEGMFRGQTILKEGMDYNNLYKFEYRYLP; translated from the coding sequence ATGGACAGAAATAGAAAAATTCTCATATCGATCCTCGCCCTCCTGGTTCTCTCATCGGTGATTGCCATCGTTGATATCAGCCTCAGGATTCAGAAAACACAGGATACGCAATTCGCCCTGGCAACTCCCAAGTTCGGACCGGGAATCGGGCTTGTGCGGATTGAAGGCCCCATTGAGATGTCATCGGGAACCAGCGCCCTGGGCCTGAAATCGGGCGCCGAGGCTATTATCCAGCGCCTTGATGATCTCGAAAAAAACAGCAGCATCAAGGCTGTTGTCATACGGATCAATTCACCGGGCGGGACCGTGGCCGCTTCCCAGGAAATATACCAGAAAATCTGGCGCCTCAGGAAAAAGAATATTCCCCTGGTAGTTTCCATGGCCGATGTGGCTGCTTCGGGAGGATACTATGTGGCCTCGGCCTGCAATTATATTATGGCCAACTATGGAACCATCACGGGCTCCATCGGCGTCATTGCCTATTCACCTAACCTGAAGCGTCTCTTCGAAAAACTGGGAATACAGATGAACGTGATCAAGAGCGGCAGGTTCAAGGATATTTTGTCAACGCACCGGGACCTGGCGCCCGAAGAAAGGATCATGATCCAGGAGATGATCGATGCATCATACCGGAAATTTCTCAAGGATATCGCCCTGGGCCGGAACATTAATATCTCCGATATCGAACCCATAGCCGATGGCCGTGTTATGAACGGCGAGGCTGCACTGAAATATAAACTCATCGACGGTCTCGGCGATTTCGAAGACGCTGTGAACAAGGCCAGGGAACTGGCCGGACTTTCGGAAGACGCACCGGTGTACGATGATATCACACATCCCTTTCAGCAGCTTCTCATGAATATGGAGGGGATGTTCCGCGGCCAGACCATCCTCAAGGAAGGGATGGACTATAATAATCTTTATAAGTTTGAATACAGGTACCTGCCATGA